A single region of the Amphiura filiformis chromosome 7, Afil_fr2py, whole genome shotgun sequence genome encodes:
- the LOC140156759 gene encoding uncharacterized protein, whose amino-acid sequence MVVNTTDQEILRYNAIFWATLIPICGVENILCLFAVSSRKRWKSPDVLLFSFILAHFITLMIPLFMYTIVILLQRNWTGSTCKFLVWCVMSLRIVNSLQIAYVSMDRVWTLKWPGSYRIHNTAKQSARTAMFIWIFSLAIGTIPMLGWPTEDGNNFQHCSLILKVAGYGFAMCIVVIILGSFFFFFTCTITILFNALLRTETLEASLSTSVTKQIPEIVIESETGEKTAHVPIQRERQNKQICILVAAVVIIFYSVGDLPFVVINIMALLSNFDPVWMPILIMWSSLATLFLQPIMFGVLSSRYRRGYYQVFVNVGIGFGCVESLENENAMLHRQDTTDSLDVFDNDEEDDRICYPVPDPAGFGFTQSMELDDPPKYEVTPPIEGTRTNSQVVVRFQQSTGKSIYAGALEFDNIGFREEDEEEGSGVVDDALHDHRHKKHKLSSKERRAQFQALKTIRNEHRDKLNPDQKQNSKGHSANQSRNRHRKVERLSESKSRGNKRHIVRQNNVHTVQADVEKDSIVSSISSGVGDKYKATHRGDGKTKNKRTEDNQDVSSKKSSLPSPTSKSEKVSSTESALRSHGSGRYEAIRDKIMQEMSNVGSGELYDIPEDPAEDSLETNSSGPFNTFDGSLTSETDIQISGESLRLEELDVGKLRSIDSQETVPIVSSDDDERKRISFQFSMSGSDGGKSDNDSQYSFRAVGVGSIDYGKSHPNDNIIGLPNACPDPESSFDINFPDSVSSKSPSAKEMRKIYKNSKPGKSLLNSIQAENVQDGIVYL is encoded by the exons ATGGTGGTTAACACAACCGATCAGGAAATTTTGAGATACAACGCAATTTTTTGGGCCACCCTCATCCCAATTTGTGGGGTAGAAAATATTTTATGTCTATTCGCGGTGTCTTCAAGAAAGCGATGGAAAAGTCCCGATGTTCTGCTCTTCTCTTTCATACTTGCGCATTTTATTACTCTCATGATACCTCTATTTATGTATACAATAGTTATATTACTTCAACGAAATTGGACAGGAAGCACATGTAAATTTTTAGTTTGGTGCGTTATGAGTTTACGGATCGTAAATTCTCTACAAATTGCATATGTCTCTATGGATAGAGTGTGGACATTAAAATGGCCCGGTTCATATCGCATACATAATACAGCAAAGCAAAGTGCAAGAACCGCTATGTTCATCTGGATATTCAGTCTTGCTATTGGCACAATTCCAATGCTTGGTTGGCCTACAGAGGATGGCAACAATTTTCAGCATTGTAGTTTAATTTTAAAAGTCGCCGGTTACGGTTTTGCTATGTGTATTGTCGTAATCATTCttggcagttttttttttttttttacttgcacaatcACAATTTTGTTCAATGCACTTCTGAGAACCGAAACATTGGAAGCAAGTCTCTCTACGAGCGTCACCAAACAGATACCAGAAATTGTGATTGAAAGTGAGACGGGAGAGAAGACTGCGCATGTACCAATACAGCGGGAAAGACAAAACAAGCAAATTTGCATACTTGTTGCCGCAGTGGTGATTATATTCTATTCGGTTGGCGACCTACCATTCGTT GTTATAAACATCATGGCGTTACTGAGTAACTTCGACCCTGTCTGGATGCCTATATTGATTATGTGGTCCTCCTTGGCGACCCTCTTCTTACAGCCAATTATGTTTGGTGTCCTCTCATCTAGGTATAGAAGAGGATATTATCAAGTATTTGTCAATGTCGGCATTGGGTTCGGATGTGTGGAGTCATTAGAAAATGAAAATG CAATGTTACACAGGCAGGATACTACTGACTCATTGGATGTATTTGACAACGACGAGGAGGATGATAGAATCTGCTACCCCGTACCCGATCCTGCAGGGTTTGGATTCACTCAATCCATGGAGCTTGATGACCCGCCCAAGTATGAGGTAACGCCTCCTATTGAAGGGACTCGAACCAACAGCCAAGTGGTTGTCAGGTTCCAGCAATCGACAGGCAAATCAATTTATGCAGGTGCTTTAGAGTTTGATAACATTGGATTTagggaagaagatgaagaagaaggtaGCGGAGTTGTTGATGACGCTTTGCATGATCATCGCCATAAGAAACATAAATTATCCTCAAAAGAACGCCGCGCGCAGTTTCAGGCTCTTAAAACAATAAGAAATGAACACAGAGATAAGTTAAATCCAGATCAGAAACAAAACTCGAAAGGTCATTCCGCTAATCAGTCAAGAAATCGACACAGAAAAGTTGAGAGACTATCTGAATCTAAATCACGCGGGAATAAGAGACATATAGTAAGACAGAATAACGTTCATACCGTCCAGGCTGACGTTGAAAAAGACAGTATCGTAAGCAGTATTTCTAGTGGTGTAGGTGACAAATATAAAGCTACACACCGAGGTGATGGGAAAACTAAGAACAAACGAACAGAAGATAATCAAGACGTATCTTCTAAAAAGTCATCATTACCATCACCGACCTCaaaatccgaaaaagtgtcttcaACTGAAAGTGCTCTTCGCAGTCATGGTAGCGGTCGCTATGAGGCCATACGTGATAAAATTATGCAGGAAATGTCTAACGTTGGATCAGGTGAACTTTATGATATACCTGAAGATCCAGCTGAAGATTCCTTGGAAACTAATAGTAGTGGTCCCTTCAACACATTTGATGGGTCCTTGACATCAGAAACTGATATACAGATATCGGGTGAGAGTTTGCGATTGGAAGAACTTGATGTTGGGAAATTACGATCTATTGATTCACAAGAGACAGTTCCCATTGTTAGTTCCGATGATGATGAGAGGAAACGAATTagttttcaattttcaatgtCGGGATCTGATGGCGGGAAAAGTGATAACGATTCACAGTACTCATTTCGGGCTGTAGGTGTTGGCTCCATTGATTACGGTAAAAGTCACCCTAATGATAACATCATAGGTTTACCAAACGCCTGTCCTGATCCAGAATCAAGTTTTGACATCAATTTCCCCGACTCGGTTTCATCCAAATCACCATCGGctaaagaaatgagaaaaatatacaagAATTCTAAACCTGGAAAGTCATTGTTAAATTCAATTCAGGCTGAAAATGTCCAGGATGGTATCGTGTATTTGTAG